A stretch of the Vibrio sp. HB236076 genome encodes the following:
- a CDS encoding siderophore ABC transporter substrate-binding protein, with amino-acid sequence MVFQRLTQSMAILLMAVFFHATASAITLEHALGKVTLEQTPKRVVVIGAGPLDVLDVLGIEPVGVSQSSTLPGYLSRYSKSQYTNVGSYFEPDYESIFNLKPDLIIIGPRSAANYDKLSQIAPTFLYQLDAQLGYWKSTKQQWQKMAQLFDRQEQVAQKIEKTEQAIAEIHAYNQAHQLRALTVMSSGGNVTTFGAHSRFSAIYQEFAFKEVVENIKEKNHGDLISFEFIRDKDPQVLFILDRDKLINHGQSNTAENFDNPLVRTTKAYQNQRVITLNLDAWYLSIAGMTATQLMIDDMKQVIKK; translated from the coding sequence ATGGTTTTTCAACGTTTGACTCAGTCCATGGCTATTTTGCTGATGGCGGTGTTTTTTCACGCGACGGCATCGGCTATTACCCTAGAACATGCCTTGGGTAAAGTCACCCTAGAGCAAACACCAAAACGCGTAGTCGTCATCGGGGCCGGTCCGCTTGATGTGCTCGATGTCCTCGGTATTGAGCCTGTGGGTGTCTCTCAATCTTCCACGTTACCTGGCTACTTGTCTCGTTATAGCAAGAGTCAATACACGAACGTTGGCAGTTATTTTGAGCCTGACTACGAAAGCATTTTTAATCTCAAACCCGATCTGATTATCATCGGCCCGAGAAGTGCGGCCAATTATGATAAGCTTTCTCAGATCGCGCCGACTTTCCTTTATCAACTCGACGCGCAACTCGGCTATTGGAAAAGCACCAAGCAGCAATGGCAAAAAATGGCTCAATTGTTTGACCGCCAAGAGCAAGTCGCGCAAAAGATAGAAAAAACCGAGCAAGCCATCGCCGAGATCCACGCGTATAACCAAGCACATCAACTCCGTGCGCTCACGGTGATGTCGTCGGGTGGCAATGTGACTACTTTTGGCGCTCACTCAAGATTTTCGGCTATTTATCAAGAGTTTGCGTTTAAAGAAGTGGTAGAAAATATCAAAGAAAAAAATCACGGTGATTTGATTTCTTTTGAGTTTATTCGCGATAAAGACCCACAAGTTCTGTTTATTCTCGACCGCGATAAGCTCATTAATCACGGCCAAAGCAACACGGCTGAAAACTTCGATAATCCGCTCGTGCGCACAACAAAAGCCTACCAAAACCAGCGCGTTATTACCCTTAACCTCGATGCTTGGTATTTGTCTATTGCCGGTATGACCGCGACTCAACTTATGATTGATGATATGAAGCAAGTCATTAAAAAGTAA
- a CDS encoding recombinase family protein has translation MIWPAFSNGCFPMSYFGYLRRSPKIADADQRIQAIKQQQQHVTLFIEQGVRGNVSLHHRPAYRQLLEQISPGDTLYVWWFNEFYSQVGHGYAPLKHLLERGVRIVSIFYPFELMPNDAKSDAILDFIQGQHVAQQHSRLQCAEASRQQLKNHPEQWQAKYKGRPANKEKHQLILQLLEQGLTLQNVAEQARVSLSTVKRVKAKGKPSGHSYRNHTSTTTKKA, from the coding sequence ATGATATGGCCAGCTTTCTCAAACGGTTGCTTTCCTATGTCTTATTTTGGCTACTTGCGTCGCTCTCCAAAAATCGCCGATGCCGACCAACGCATCCAGGCGATCAAACAACAGCAGCAACACGTCACCTTGTTTATTGAGCAAGGCGTACGTGGCAACGTGTCTTTGCATCACCGGCCGGCTTACCGTCAGCTCTTAGAGCAGATTAGCCCTGGCGATACACTGTACGTATGGTGGTTTAATGAATTTTATAGCCAAGTGGGCCACGGCTACGCCCCGCTGAAGCACTTGCTTGAGCGCGGGGTTCGCATCGTCTCTATCTTTTATCCCTTTGAACTGATGCCCAATGACGCCAAGAGTGACGCCATTCTCGACTTTATTCAAGGCCAGCACGTTGCCCAGCAGCACTCACGACTACAATGCGCTGAAGCCAGTCGCCAACAGCTCAAAAACCACCCAGAACAATGGCAAGCCAAGTACAAAGGTCGCCCCGCCAATAAAGAGAAGCACCAGTTGATCTTGCAGTTACTCGAGCAAGGTCTGACGTTACAAAACGTCGCAGAGCAAGCCAGAGTGAGTCTTTCTACAGTCAAACGAGTCAAAGCCAAAGGCAAGCCGAGTGGCCACTCTTACCGCAACCACACATCAACCACAACGAAAAAGGCATAA
- a CDS encoding ABC transporter permease: protein MSNLIVLTLVLLALSGVSLFVGVSQFSLADIIAADPLAMELFWQSRIPRLTAILLSGACLSIAGLIMQQISQNRFASPSTSGTIESAMLGFVISLVLFGDGDHWLIIFATALLGTLLFMTVIARIRFKNAVFIPLVGIIYGNIISSLATFIAYRFDALQNLQSWAVANFANLLQGDFELLYLAIPLGLFSYAYAVRIAAVGLGKDFAVNLGMNYTQVVFVGIVLVSVSAACVVMIVGELPFLGLIVPNLVRYFCGDNLRKNIPITALSGALLVLACDLVSRLVIFPYEVPISMVISILGGAVFFVLIVKGHLHER from the coding sequence ATGTCAAATTTGATTGTCCTCACGCTGGTTTTACTCGCATTGAGTGGGGTGTCTTTGTTTGTTGGGGTGAGCCAATTTAGCTTGGCAGATATCATCGCTGCTGACCCTTTGGCGATGGAACTGTTTTGGCAAAGTCGCATACCGAGGTTGACGGCGATTTTACTGTCTGGTGCGTGCTTAAGTATTGCCGGTTTGATCATGCAACAGATCAGTCAAAACCGCTTTGCCTCGCCGTCGACCTCTGGGACGATCGAATCCGCCATGTTGGGTTTTGTCATTAGCTTGGTGTTATTTGGCGATGGCGATCATTGGTTGATCATCTTTGCCACCGCACTGTTAGGCACCTTGTTGTTCATGACGGTCATTGCGCGCATTCGCTTTAAAAATGCCGTTTTCATTCCACTTGTCGGCATTATATACGGCAATATTATTTCCTCATTGGCGACGTTTATCGCTTATCGTTTTGATGCGTTACAAAACCTGCAAAGCTGGGCCGTGGCCAATTTTGCCAACTTGCTGCAAGGGGATTTTGAGCTCTTGTATTTGGCGATACCTTTAGGGTTATTCAGTTACGCTTACGCGGTGCGAATTGCTGCCGTGGGTTTGGGCAAAGACTTTGCCGTCAACCTGGGGATGAATTACACCCAGGTTGTGTTTGTCGGTATTGTCTTGGTGTCGGTGTCGGCTGCCTGTGTCGTGATGATCGTCGGGGAATTGCCATTTTTGGGACTGATTGTCCCCAACCTTGTACGCTATTTCTGTGGCGACAATTTGCGCAAAAACATCCCCATCACCGCTTTGTCTGGCGCTTTGTTGGTGTTGGCGTGCGATCTCGTCAGTCGCTTGGTGATTTTCCCTTACGAAGTGCCGATTTCAATGGTGATCAGCATCCTCGGTGGCGCCGTGTTTTTCGTTCTGATTGTCAAAGGGCATTTGCATGAGAGATAA
- a CDS encoding GGDEF domain-containing protein: MMDSQLLQTSLIVNNLLSCIMALIFLLCLLPKMQGSKRQASLWLMAFFFFFSWGFVISASRDWAAIEWVVLSNNALLQMACYCLLFVSMAWFDVKVTQGVLFIALFHTCVYSAIQYSLLHSAIDTLALRSQIAMVSYQVILVFNLVFWFSHRNRQKAGEQIYLVCLIISMLAIAVPMLILLISKQEAYFQVSIFWVQNIITLLLFAGMLALFFYDEIDWHYQRATKDELTGLYNRRYFTEQALNFGNPLLQRKVLVIDVDHFKKVNDTYGHDVGDVVLEYIGLLVKQCFDDFSLCARYGGEEFVVLCQPTPKHHIETIIEDFMAQIQATKFEHDQGRLTVTVSIGAATWSTGQPLDQVFKQADKALYSSKKRGRNTVTEYRSALLS; encoded by the coding sequence ATGATGGACAGTCAATTACTGCAAACTTCTCTGATAGTGAACAACCTGCTCAGCTGTATCATGGCATTGATTTTTTTACTTTGCCTGCTACCCAAAATGCAAGGTTCCAAAAGGCAGGCGTCGCTGTGGTTGATGGCTTTCTTTTTCTTCTTTTCATGGGGCTTTGTCATTTCGGCAAGTCGTGATTGGGCGGCCATCGAATGGGTGGTGTTGTCTAATAATGCGCTGCTGCAAATGGCGTGCTATTGCTTGTTGTTTGTCTCGATGGCTTGGTTTGATGTCAAGGTGACTCAGGGGGTACTATTTATCGCCTTGTTTCACACCTGCGTGTACAGCGCGATACAGTATTCATTGTTGCACTCGGCGATAGATACCCTAGCTCTGCGCTCTCAGATTGCCATGGTCAGTTATCAGGTCATTTTGGTGTTTAACTTAGTGTTTTGGTTTAGTCACCGCAACAGACAAAAGGCGGGCGAGCAAATCTATTTGGTTTGTTTGATCATTTCTATGCTCGCGATTGCTGTGCCGATGCTGATTTTATTGATCAGCAAACAAGAGGCGTATTTTCAAGTGTCGATATTTTGGGTGCAAAACATTATCACCCTGTTGCTCTTTGCCGGTATGCTGGCGCTGTTTTTTTACGATGAAATCGATTGGCACTATCAACGAGCGACCAAAGATGAATTAACCGGTTTGTACAATCGTCGCTATTTTACCGAACAAGCCCTCAACTTTGGCAACCCTCTGCTGCAGCGCAAAGTGTTAGTCATCGATGTCGATCATTTTAAAAAAGTCAACGACACTTATGGTCACGACGTCGGTGACGTGGTACTTGAATATATTGGCCTGCTAGTAAAGCAATGTTTTGATGACTTTTCCCTGTGCGCTCGTTACGGGGGAGAAGAGTTTGTCGTCTTGTGTCAACCCACGCCAAAGCATCATATCGAAACGATCATCGAAGACTTTATGGCTCAAATCCAAGCGACCAAATTTGAACACGACCAAGGGCGTCTCACGGTGACTGTTAGCATTGGTGCCGCAACCTGGTCAACTGGTCAGCCATTGGATCAGGTATTCAAACAAGCGGACAAAGCGCTCTATAGCTCCAAAAAGCGCGGGCGAAACACTGTGACGGAATACCGTTCTGCGCTTTTGTCTTAA
- a CDS encoding iron chelate uptake ABC transporter family permease subunit — protein MRDNAIIIAMALGSLLLLAWMLGHGLNADNYQFFLSLRFPKLWAMLLAAVAVAQSSLVFQTITHNRILTPSIMGFDGLYLLTQVLVVVTLGVLSPWLMDPFANFTLTLVVMAGFSLLLFSLYFKQQGNLMVLLLIGVVLGQLFSNVASFMTLVLDPNDFATVQSKMFASFSNIKTDLVMLATPLLVVMSWAIYRQHRRLDILWLDKDNAIGLGVDVRKITRQMLIYSSVLVALSTAMVGPVMFFGLLVTNLTREMLQSYRHQRLLIACSITAIFSLLLGQWLIESVFHFSTTLSVVINFIGGVYFLSMLLRNKFN, from the coding sequence ATGAGAGATAACGCAATCATCATTGCCATGGCATTGGGGTCGTTGCTGTTGCTGGCCTGGATGTTAGGTCATGGCCTCAATGCCGATAATTATCAATTTTTCTTGTCGTTGCGCTTTCCCAAGCTTTGGGCCATGCTCTTGGCTGCGGTGGCGGTGGCACAATCGTCTTTGGTGTTTCAAACCATTACCCACAACCGCATCTTAACCCCGAGCATTATGGGCTTTGATGGCCTTTATCTGCTCACTCAGGTCTTGGTCGTGGTTACCTTGGGCGTGCTTAGCCCTTGGCTCATGGATCCGTTCGCCAATTTCACCCTGACGTTGGTGGTGATGGCTGGCTTTTCGTTGTTGTTGTTTAGTTTGTACTTTAAGCAGCAAGGCAATTTAATGGTCTTATTACTGATTGGGGTGGTATTGGGCCAGCTGTTTAGCAATGTGGCCTCGTTTATGACCTTAGTTCTCGACCCCAATGATTTTGCTACGGTACAAAGTAAAATGTTCGCCAGCTTTTCTAATATTAAAACCGACTTGGTTATGTTGGCGACGCCGTTGTTAGTGGTGATGTCATGGGCGATTTACCGCCAGCACCGCCGCTTGGATATCTTATGGCTCGACAAAGATAATGCGATTGGTTTAGGGGTCGATGTGAGAAAAATCACTCGGCAGATGTTGATCTACTCTTCGGTGCTGGTGGCGTTATCGACTGCCATGGTGGGGCCAGTCATGTTTTTTGGTTTACTGGTCACGAACCTGACGCGAGAAATGTTGCAAAGTTATCGCCATCAACGTCTATTGATCGCCTGCTCGATCACCGCCATATTCAGTTTGCTGCTTGGGCAGTGGTTGATTGAATCGGTGTTTCATTTTTCTACCACCTTGAGTGTTGTGATCAATTTTATCGGTGGTGTGTACTTCCTTTCTATGCTGCTGCGGAACAAGTTTAATTAG